The Chthonomonadales bacterium genome includes a region encoding these proteins:
- a CDS encoding histidine--tRNA ligase has translation MHYAAPPYMHDVLPHEPARDPWLHAARWRAVERIFRRVCCDYGYREIRTPVMEQTELFTRSIGQGTDIVGKEMFTFEDRGGRGMTLRPEGTAPVVRAYLEHHLAAEAPIAKLYYIATIYRYEHGQRGRYREHQQTGVEMLGSADPAADAEVIGLALEFYRRLGITDAELRVNTVGCPACRPAYRERLLEYARPRLEAMSADNRARFETNPLRMLDSKDDRDRAALADAPRLIDCVCDECRDHFAAVRRHLEAIGTRYTVDPHLVRGFDYYTKTAFELISPALGAQNSIGGGGRYDGLVEELGGPPTPGIGFGIGTERCLIVLEELGVTLPLDDEAPRVWVATLGAAAHDRGVMLLEALRRAGIAADMDYQGRSLKAQMRHAGKAGARFALIVGDEEMASGVGTLRDMREGAQEPVPLGELAAAVRQRLGG, from the coding sequence ATGCACTACGCCGCGCCGCCCTATATGCATGACGTTCTGCCGCACGAGCCCGCGCGGGACCCGTGGCTGCACGCGGCCCGCTGGCGCGCCGTCGAGCGCATCTTTCGGCGGGTCTGCTGCGACTACGGGTATCGCGAGATCCGCACGCCCGTGATGGAGCAGACGGAGCTGTTCACTCGCTCCATCGGCCAGGGAACCGACATCGTCGGCAAGGAGATGTTCACCTTCGAGGACCGGGGCGGCCGCGGCATGACGCTGCGCCCCGAGGGGACCGCCCCGGTGGTCCGCGCCTACCTCGAGCACCATCTTGCGGCCGAGGCGCCCATCGCCAAGCTCTACTACATCGCGACGATCTACCGGTACGAGCATGGACAGCGCGGACGCTATCGCGAGCACCAGCAGACGGGCGTGGAGATGCTCGGGAGCGCAGACCCTGCCGCCGACGCGGAGGTGATCGGCCTGGCGCTCGAGTTCTACCGGCGCCTCGGGATCACCGACGCTGAGCTGCGAGTCAACACGGTCGGCTGCCCGGCGTGTCGGCCGGCCTACCGCGAGCGCCTGCTCGAGTACGCGCGGCCCCGGCTGGAGGCGATGAGCGCCGACAACCGCGCGCGCTTCGAGACCAACCCGCTGCGGATGCTCGACAGCAAGGACGATCGCGATCGCGCGGCGCTAGCCGACGCGCCACGGCTGATCGACTGCGTATGCGACGAGTGCCGCGACCACTTCGCGGCGGTTCGCAGGCATCTGGAGGCGATCGGCACGCGCTACACGGTCGACCCGCACCTTGTGCGTGGCTTCGACTACTACACGAAGACCGCCTTTGAGCTCATCAGCCCTGCCCTGGGCGCGCAGAACTCGATCGGCGGCGGCGGTCGCTATGACGGCCTGGTGGAGGAACTGGGCGGACCGCCGACGCCCGGCATCGGGTTTGGCATCGGCACGGAGCGCTGCCTGATCGTGCTGGAGGAGCTCGGCGTCACGCTGCCGCTCGACGATGAGGCGCCCCGCGTGTGGGTCGCGACACTCGGAGCGGCGGCGCACGACCGGGGCGTCATGCTGCTGGAGGCCCTTCGGCGCGCCGGCATCGCCGCGGACATGGACTACCAGGGACGAAGCCTGAAGGCGCAGATGCGGCACGCCGGCAAGGCCGGCGCGCGGTTCGCGCTGATCGTGGGCGACGAGGAGATGGCAAGCGGCGTGGGTACGCTGCGCGACATGAGGGAGGGCGCGCAGGAGCCGGTGCCGCTTGGCGAGTTGGCG